In Nocardia sp. NBC_00403, one DNA window encodes the following:
- a CDS encoding flavin-containing monooxygenase, translating into MTEHVDVLIVGAGLSGIGAAHHLQAVFPSRTYAILEARDAIGGTWDLFRYPGVRSDSDMHTLGYRFRPWTQAKAIADGPAILEYIRATATDAGIDRRIRFGHRVVGASWSSAESRWTVRAEHAGTTAVFTCDFFYVCSGYYRYDEGYTPDFAGVEDFGGQIVHPQSWPADLDYTGKRVVVIGSGATAVTLVPAMAEAAGHVTMLQRSPSYIFPVPSEDTVANRLRRLIGPKRAYTVVRWKNVLLGTFIYQFSQRRPQQMRKFIRKLTIDRLPDGYDVDTHFKPTYGPWDQRLCLVPDGDLFRTIRERRASVVTDRIDRFTETGLRLESGRELEADVVVSATGLQLLALGGLRLTVDGREIPLPKTMAYKGMMLSGVPNFAFTIGYTNASWTLKADLVSEFVCRLLRHMDTNGYAESTPWPDPTVTETPLLDFQAGYVLRAIDRFPKAGSRAPWRLGMSYGHDVITLRHGRIDDGTIRFARRRTPTDSALTEVVEPGRGPEQVTA; encoded by the coding sequence ATGACCGAACATGTGGATGTCCTGATCGTCGGTGCCGGGCTGTCGGGAATCGGCGCCGCACATCACTTGCAGGCGGTGTTTCCGAGCCGCACCTACGCGATCCTCGAAGCCCGCGATGCCATCGGTGGCACCTGGGATCTGTTCCGCTACCCCGGCGTCCGCTCGGACTCCGATATGCACACGCTCGGTTACCGTTTCCGCCCGTGGACGCAGGCCAAAGCCATCGCCGACGGTCCGGCGATCCTCGAGTACATCCGCGCCACGGCCACCGACGCCGGTATCGACCGGCGTATCCGGTTCGGGCATCGAGTGGTCGGCGCGTCGTGGTCCTCCGCCGAATCCCGCTGGACGGTGCGAGCCGAGCACGCGGGCACGACCGCTGTATTCACCTGTGACTTCTTCTACGTCTGCAGCGGCTACTACCGCTACGACGAGGGCTACACGCCCGACTTCGCCGGGGTCGAGGACTTCGGAGGGCAGATCGTGCATCCGCAGTCCTGGCCCGCCGACCTGGACTACACCGGGAAGCGAGTCGTCGTCATCGGCAGCGGCGCCACCGCGGTGACGCTGGTGCCTGCCATGGCCGAGGCAGCCGGACACGTGACGATGCTGCAGCGGTCGCCGAGCTACATCTTTCCGGTGCCTTCGGAGGACACCGTTGCCAACCGGCTGCGCAGACTGATCGGACCAAAACGCGCCTACACGGTCGTGCGCTGGAAGAATGTGCTGCTGGGGACGTTCATCTACCAGTTCAGCCAACGGCGGCCGCAGCAGATGCGGAAGTTCATCCGCAAACTGACCATCGACCGGCTGCCCGACGGCTACGACGTCGATACGCATTTCAAGCCGACCTACGGGCCGTGGGATCAGCGGTTGTGCCTGGTTCCGGACGGGGACCTGTTCCGAACGATCCGCGAGCGTCGCGCCTCGGTCGTCACCGATCGGATCGACAGATTCACCGAGACGGGGTTGCGTCTCGAGTCCGGCCGCGAACTCGAAGCCGATGTGGTGGTGAGCGCAACCGGCCTGCAGTTGCTCGCCCTCGGCGGGCTCCGGCTCACCGTCGACGGACGAGAAATCCCGTTGCCGAAAACCATGGCGTACAAGGGGATGATGCTGAGCGGAGTACCCAACTTCGCGTTCACCATCGGCTACACCAACGCGTCCTGGACGCTGAAGGCCGATCTCGTCAGCGAATTCGTCTGCCGGTTGCTGCGGCACATGGACACCAACGGCTACGCCGAGAGCACGCCATGGCCCGACCCGACCGTCACCGAGACCCCGCTGCTCGACTTCCAGGCCGGCTACGTCCTGCGCGCCATCGACCGATTCCCCAAGGCAGGTTCTCGGGCTCCGTGGCGGCTGGGCATGAGCTACGGCCACGACGTGATCACCCTGCGGCACGGCCGTATCGACGACGGAACCATCCGCTTCGCCCGTCGGCGCACGCCGACGGATAGCGCACTCACGGAGGTCGTCGAACCCGGCCGAGGCCCCGAGCAGGTCACCGCATGA
- a CDS encoding SDR family NAD(P)-dependent oxidoreductase, producing MPRTHRPLFGRPVMITGAASGIGRSVAQLLSRKGSPVAIADIDQIGLKETATSLTGPVLARVLDVRDAADQLAFAGEVRDWLTAPLAAVFNNAGVAVSSSVLDAVPEDDEWLRQINFDGVVNGTRAFLPILVEQDEGVVVNTSSVFGLLGMPNQSAYCAAKFAVRGFTDALRQELRGTGVAAVNVHPGGITTNIARNARVRKDPEGRGRTPEQMAAEFEAVALTSPVKAAEIICRGVEAGKSRILVGPDAYLFDALARVAPTRYYDVIALVERRLRARGQAGARA from the coding sequence ATGCCCCGCACTCATAGGCCGCTGTTCGGCCGCCCGGTCATGATCACCGGGGCTGCCTCCGGAATCGGCCGCAGTGTCGCCCAGCTGTTGTCACGCAAGGGCTCGCCTGTGGCGATCGCCGATATAGACCAGATCGGACTGAAGGAAACGGCAACGTCGTTGACCGGCCCGGTGCTGGCCCGCGTCCTGGACGTGCGGGACGCCGCCGACCAGCTCGCGTTCGCCGGCGAGGTGCGCGACTGGCTGACCGCACCGCTGGCGGCAGTGTTCAACAATGCCGGTGTGGCGGTCTCCTCGTCGGTGCTCGACGCGGTTCCCGAGGACGACGAGTGGCTGCGGCAGATCAATTTCGACGGAGTGGTCAACGGTACGCGCGCCTTCCTGCCCATCCTTGTCGAGCAGGACGAGGGCGTCGTCGTGAATACCTCCAGTGTGTTCGGTCTGCTCGGGATGCCCAATCAAAGCGCTTACTGTGCGGCGAAATTCGCTGTCCGCGGGTTCACGGACGCGCTGCGCCAGGAGCTGCGGGGAACCGGCGTGGCCGCGGTGAATGTCCATCCCGGCGGCATCACGACCAACATCGCGCGCAATGCCCGGGTCCGCAAAGACCCCGAGGGCCGCGGGCGAACGCCGGAGCAGATGGCGGCCGAATTCGAGGCTGTGGCCCTGACCAGCCCGGTGAAGGCGGCCGAAATCATCTGCCGCGGAGTCGAGGCGGGGAAGTCACGGATTCTGGTCGGCCCGGACGCCTATCTGTTCGATGCACTGGCGCGGGTGGCACCGACGCGCTATTACGACGTGATCGCACTGGTGGAGCGTCGGCTGCGTGCTCGTGGCCAGGCGGGAGCGCGGGCATGA
- a CDS encoding alpha/beta fold hydrolase: protein MSGQRVEVGRGVGLAYERLGAGGVPVVLVAGLGQQLHDWPDGLCALLVARGYQVIRFDNRDVGHSTHLGFPPPGPVDFLRRHWHRDQYDLADMAADTVGLLDALELPSAHLIGMSLGGMIAQTVAARYPARVDSLTSIMSTTGAARLGRPAWSTWRLMFSRPARNRAEHIDQAVRIYRHISSTGYPFDESAVRAAAATTWDRDPAPAPGVGRQLAGILKSGDRTRELSAVTAPTLVLHGDRDLMVAPTGGTATANSIAGARLRTLPGMGHDLPAGVWPTLVDLLDDHIRTSEARSTDAPHS from the coding sequence GTGAGCGGACAGCGCGTCGAGGTCGGCCGCGGCGTTGGCTTGGCCTATGAGCGACTTGGTGCGGGCGGTGTTCCGGTCGTGCTCGTCGCAGGTTTGGGCCAACAGTTGCACGACTGGCCGGACGGATTATGCGCGCTGCTGGTTGCACGCGGATATCAGGTCATTCGTTTCGACAACCGCGATGTCGGCCACTCGACGCATCTCGGTTTCCCACCGCCGGGCCCGGTGGATTTCCTACGCCGCCATTGGCATCGCGACCAGTACGATCTCGCCGATATGGCCGCGGATACGGTCGGTCTGCTCGACGCACTCGAGCTGCCGTCCGCGCATCTGATCGGAATGTCGCTGGGCGGCATGATCGCGCAGACTGTCGCCGCCCGCTATCCGGCCCGGGTCGACTCGCTGACATCGATCATGTCCACCACCGGTGCTGCCCGACTGGGACGCCCGGCGTGGTCGACCTGGCGATTGATGTTCAGCCGACCGGCGCGCAATCGTGCCGAGCACATCGATCAGGCGGTGCGCATATACCGGCACATCTCGTCGACCGGATATCCGTTCGACGAGTCCGCTGTGCGTGCGGCAGCCGCCACGACCTGGGATCGCGACCCCGCTCCGGCCCCCGGTGTCGGCCGTCAGCTCGCCGGCATCCTGAAGTCCGGCGACCGGACACGAGAGCTGAGCGCTGTGACAGCGCCGACGCTGGTCCTGCACGGTGACCGCGACCTGATGGTCGCCCCGACGGGAGGGACCGCGACCGCGAATTCCATTGCCGGAGCTCGCCTCCGGACCCTTCCCGGCATGGGCCACGACCTGCCCGCGGGAGTATGGCCGACCCTCGTCGACCTGCTCGACGACCATATCCGCACGTCCGAAGCCAGGAGCACCGATGCCCCGCACTCATAG
- a CDS encoding cytochrome P450: MPAVKLPDGPSTPRIVQSLEILFGRSRAWRRMHDRFGSAFTIHMPRFGRVVVVSDPAEVKALFTASTDVADNVAVNLGQFLGPGSLFSLQGEEHRKQRKLLTPPFHGRRLAVYESLIEEEAVREMASWPSEHEFATMDSMMRITLNAILRAVFGAEGKEFDELRELLPKLVLVGSALAAVPIPQRMLGRFGPWARFTAYRNRYDDIVGRLIDRASADEQIQDRDDVLAMMLQARYDDGSSMSRSEIADELLTLLTAGHETTATTLAWTIERLRRHPDMLNRLVAEADSGGSELREATLLEVQRVRPVIDATARTVRAESMQLGRWTLPKGQTVVVSIRLMHDNEELFPNARAFDPDRFVGVRPGTFSWIPFGGGARRCIGAAFATMEMNIVLRTLLRDFTLEPTDAPDERTHFRGVALVPAGKGRAVVRRRTPQQAIADRGHATEVTA, encoded by the coding sequence GTGCCCGCTGTGAAACTTCCGGATGGCCCTTCTACGCCGCGGATCGTGCAGAGCCTGGAGATACTCTTCGGACGCTCTCGTGCCTGGCGCCGCATGCATGACCGCTTCGGCTCGGCATTCACCATCCACATGCCCAGGTTCGGCCGGGTGGTGGTGGTCTCCGATCCGGCCGAAGTCAAAGCGTTGTTCACCGCGAGTACCGATGTCGCCGACAATGTCGCCGTCAACCTCGGGCAGTTTCTGGGGCCGGGCTCGTTGTTCTCGCTGCAAGGCGAGGAACACCGTAAGCAACGCAAGTTGCTCACACCTCCGTTCCATGGTCGCCGCCTGGCCGTGTACGAGTCGCTGATCGAGGAGGAAGCGGTCCGCGAGATGGCGTCATGGCCGTCGGAACACGAGTTCGCGACGATGGATTCGATGATGCGGATCACCTTGAATGCGATCCTGCGTGCTGTCTTCGGTGCCGAAGGCAAGGAGTTCGACGAGCTGCGCGAGCTACTTCCCAAATTGGTTCTCGTCGGGTCGGCCCTTGCTGCGGTACCGATTCCACAGAGAATGCTGGGCCGCTTCGGCCCGTGGGCCCGGTTCACGGCCTACCGCAACCGGTACGACGACATCGTCGGACGGCTGATCGACCGCGCTTCGGCCGACGAACAGATCCAAGACCGCGACGACGTGCTGGCGATGATGTTGCAAGCTCGATACGACGACGGCTCCAGCATGAGTCGCAGCGAGATCGCGGACGAGCTGCTGACCCTGCTCACCGCCGGTCACGAGACCACCGCGACGACGCTCGCGTGGACGATCGAGCGACTGCGCCGCCACCCCGATATGCTGAACCGCCTCGTTGCCGAAGCCGATTCAGGCGGCTCGGAACTGCGGGAGGCCACGCTGCTCGAGGTGCAACGGGTCCGGCCGGTCATCGATGCCACAGCGCGCACGGTACGTGCAGAGTCGATGCAGTTGGGGCGGTGGACGCTGCCGAAGGGGCAGACCGTGGTGGTGAGCATCCGGTTGATGCACGACAACGAGGAGCTCTTTCCGAACGCCCGCGCTTTCGACCCCGATCGATTCGTCGGCGTGCGCCCGGGCACGTTCAGCTGGATCCCGTTCGGCGGCGGTGCACGGCGCTGCATCGGTGCGGCGTTCGCAACCATGGAGATGAACATCGTATTGCGTACGCTGCTAAGGGATTTCACGCTCGAACCGACCGACGCGCCGGACGAGCGGACGCACTTCCGCGGGGTGGCACTCGTGCCTGCCGGGAAGGGCCGCGCCGTGGTGCGCCGCCGCACTCCGCAGCAGGCGATTGCGGACCGGGGCCACGCCACCGAGGTGACGGCGTGA
- a CDS encoding cytochrome P450, whose protein sequence is MVETTVIGTSARTRWDEHAAWRGPVRRAELPGGQQVWVVAGYDEVATLLADPRLSLDKKHASDGYTGFALPPALDRNLLNMDGDEHHRIRKLAGPAFSRRSSGSLRAAVARTAAAAFAALPESGSETIDLLTAVCVPVPALVIGELLGIPAHLHTRLREAATTMVTVDAASKASGQRLVAAIGWLTATFATLAESKRTDPGDDLLSGWIHAGDIEETLTEDELVSLAFLMMLAGLENAVHMCGNIIAALLTSDDATATLAAWPTSRGSLMERANPLPFAIRRFAVTDLILGEHTVSAGDTVLLTLLGADSDPARNGRPSLMFGRGPHYCLGAHATDLVVDAVVPQLFVRYPRIQLAVAESALEYRTSWRSHGLVTLPVLLTPR, encoded by the coding sequence ATGGTGGAGACGACGGTGATCGGCACGTCGGCGAGAACTCGATGGGACGAGCACGCCGCCTGGCGCGGGCCGGTGCGACGCGCGGAACTTCCTGGCGGCCAACAGGTTTGGGTGGTCGCAGGATACGACGAGGTAGCCACACTACTGGCCGATCCCCGACTGAGCCTGGACAAGAAGCACGCGAGCGACGGCTATACCGGTTTCGCGCTACCACCGGCGCTCGATCGAAATCTGTTGAACATGGACGGCGACGAACACCACCGGATCAGAAAGCTCGCCGGACCCGCATTCTCCCGACGTTCCTCGGGAAGTCTGCGCGCCGCCGTCGCCCGAACCGCCGCGGCGGCGTTCGCCGCACTGCCCGAAAGCGGCAGCGAGACAATTGATCTGCTCACTGCCGTGTGTGTCCCGGTTCCGGCACTGGTGATCGGCGAACTGCTCGGGATACCCGCCCACCTCCATACGCGCCTGCGCGAGGCCGCCACCACCATGGTGACTGTCGATGCCGCATCGAAGGCGTCCGGGCAACGGCTCGTGGCGGCGATCGGCTGGCTGACCGCGACATTCGCAACACTGGCCGAGTCGAAGCGCACAGATCCCGGCGACGACCTACTGAGCGGGTGGATCCATGCCGGCGACATCGAGGAAACGCTGACCGAGGACGAACTGGTGTCCCTCGCCTTCCTGATGATGCTGGCGGGTTTGGAGAACGCCGTGCACATGTGCGGCAACATAATTGCCGCACTGCTCACCTCGGACGATGCCACCGCAACCCTCGCCGCGTGGCCGACATCCCGCGGCTCGCTGATGGAACGTGCCAATCCACTGCCGTTTGCCATCCGACGATTCGCGGTCACCGACCTCATTCTCGGCGAGCACACCGTCTCCGCTGGAGACACCGTGCTGCTGACGCTGTTGGGCGCCGATTCCGACCCGGCCCGCAATGGCAGGCCGAGCCTGATGTTCGGCCGCGGCCCCCACTACTGCCTCGGCGCGCACGCCACCGACCTTGTCGTCGACGCTGTGGTCCCGCAGCTGTTCGTGCGGTACCCCCGAATACAGCTCGCTGTTGCGGAATCGGCGCTCGAATACCGAACCTCGTGGCGCTCACACGGCCTGGTTACGCTGCCGGTGCTGCTCACGCCGCGCTAG
- a CDS encoding fused (3R)-hydroxyacyl-ACP dehydratase subunits HadA/HadB, translating into MFSNRTEGFDPVAHAYSMVGRTYRASDYYEVGREKIREFARAVQNRHLVHWRDDIAAAYGYPGLLAPPTFASVSGHLAYSEIFPTILRGYDLSQMIQTDQMIEYHTTIHEGDCLTFEMCLESFRRAFGGDLIGLRQVVFNHRAEPVLTSRTAIVGRSSDDPALAHTAVESLMPAFGDRERGPHQKNPPRRVDVPTIPGPENYWHGAGEHVVAFDSLVVGDRLAPRTVRLSKGDLVNYAGVSGDPNPIHWSEKLAHLMRLETVVAQGMLTIGLGADYVSSWLGDPGAIRALNVRLTSPVYVTETGAEIEFTGRIKAVDPDRSSAIVAIGAKHRGRNVFGRATATVALR; encoded by the coding sequence GTGTTCAGTAACCGTACCGAAGGTTTCGATCCCGTAGCCCACGCGTATTCGATGGTCGGGCGGACTTACCGTGCCAGTGATTACTATGAGGTCGGCCGGGAGAAGATTCGTGAGTTCGCCCGAGCGGTACAAAACCGTCACCTCGTGCACTGGCGCGACGACATTGCCGCTGCCTATGGCTACCCGGGTCTCCTCGCGCCGCCTACGTTCGCGTCCGTCTCCGGGCACCTGGCCTACTCCGAAATCTTTCCGACGATTCTGCGCGGCTACGATCTGAGTCAGATGATCCAGACCGATCAGATGATCGAATACCACACAACAATCCACGAGGGTGACTGCCTGACCTTCGAGATGTGCCTGGAGTCCTTTCGCCGGGCATTCGGCGGAGATCTCATAGGACTGCGTCAGGTGGTCTTCAACCATCGCGCCGAGCCGGTTCTGACCTCGCGCACGGCCATCGTGGGCCGCAGTAGCGACGACCCCGCTCTCGCGCATACCGCAGTTGAATCGCTGATGCCTGCTTTCGGTGATCGTGAGCGCGGCCCCCACCAGAAGAACCCACCGCGTCGCGTCGATGTCCCAACCATCCCCGGCCCGGAAAACTACTGGCATGGCGCGGGGGAGCACGTGGTGGCGTTCGATTCGCTGGTCGTCGGCGATCGGCTTGCGCCGCGGACGGTCCGGCTCAGCAAAGGCGATTTGGTGAACTATGCCGGAGTCTCCGGTGACCCCAATCCCATCCATTGGAGTGAGAAGCTCGCACATTTGATGCGTCTGGAAACCGTGGTGGCACAAGGCATGCTCACCATCGGGCTCGGCGCGGACTACGTCAGCTCTTGGCTGGGTGATCCGGGCGCGATTCGTGCCCTCAATGTGCGGTTGACCAGTCCGGTATACGTCACAGAGACCGGCGCGGAGATCGAGTTCACCGGTCGGATCAAAGCGGTCGACCCCGACCGGTCCAGCGCGATCGTGGCCATCGGCGCCAAGCATCGAGGACGAAATGTCTTCGGTCGTGCGACCGCTACGGTCGCCCTCCGTTGA
- a CDS encoding GlxA family transcriptional regulator: MTLIHRVVIAAFPDVDLLDVAGPAEVFALANREGGGRARYDVRLASPARGEVRTSAGVRVVTDLGFDEVEHTIDTLIVPGAVDSLPHGPVARVEPEIVMWIRTVAPRTRRIASVCVGAHLLAAAGLLDGKTATTHWSTADQLATEHPSVVVDPDPIFIRAGRIWTGAGISACLDLALALVAEDHGEELALQVARQLVVYLKRQGGQSQFSVPLSRPAATRRDIDELRLFVTEHLDGDLSTSALAARMCLSERHFTRVFRQETGTSAVVYVEACRVEAARRLLETTDQPLERVAATVGLGSVETLHRAFRRQLATTPGDYRNRFRITT, translated from the coding sequence ATGACCTTGATCCACCGCGTCGTCATCGCGGCCTTCCCCGATGTCGACTTGCTCGATGTCGCCGGGCCGGCCGAAGTATTCGCGCTGGCGAACCGCGAGGGTGGCGGGCGAGCGCGGTACGACGTGCGGCTGGCAAGCCCCGCACGAGGCGAAGTGCGCACGTCCGCCGGAGTGCGTGTCGTCACCGATCTCGGCTTCGACGAGGTCGAACACACGATCGACACGTTGATCGTCCCGGGTGCGGTGGATTCCCTGCCCCATGGTCCGGTGGCGCGGGTCGAGCCGGAGATCGTGATGTGGATCCGGACCGTCGCGCCGCGCACGAGGCGGATAGCCTCGGTGTGCGTGGGTGCGCATCTGCTCGCGGCCGCAGGCTTGCTGGACGGGAAGACTGCCACCACCCATTGGTCGACAGCCGACCAACTCGCCACCGAGCACCCGAGCGTCGTCGTGGACCCCGACCCCATCTTCATCCGCGCCGGCCGGATCTGGACCGGCGCCGGGATCAGCGCATGCCTGGACCTCGCCCTGGCACTGGTGGCCGAGGATCACGGCGAGGAACTGGCCTTGCAGGTCGCGCGGCAACTGGTGGTCTACCTCAAACGTCAAGGCGGCCAAAGCCAATTCAGCGTGCCACTGAGCCGGCCCGCGGCCACCCGCCGTGACATCGATGAATTGCGGCTCTTCGTCACCGAACATCTGGACGGCGATCTGTCCACCTCGGCGCTGGCGGCCAGGATGTGCCTCAGTGAGCGTCATTTCACGCGTGTCTTCCGGCAGGAAACCGGCACCAGCGCCGTGGTCTATGTGGAGGCATGCCGGGTCGAAGCCGCGCGTCGGCTGCTCGAAACCACCGACCAGCCGCTCGAACGAGTCGCCGCGACGGTGGGACTCGGGTCGGTCGAGACCCTCCACCGCGCCTTCCGCAGGCAACTCGCAACCACCCCGGGCGACTACCGAAACCGGTTCCGCATCACGACCTGA
- a CDS encoding cysteine hydrolase family protein produces the protein MNAASSTLRSVIGLDNQLPRLADAAVIMIDFQNTYRRGVMAVDGAEQALAAGARLLTAARESHRPVVHIINDGGPGTPYDIRADIGAISGPVAPRSGEPVVVKQFPNAFHNTDLEQTLQRLGVGQELVLAGFMTHMCVSYTAQGAFNLGYRPTVVAEATATRSLPSPQGPTVPSAVLHTAALTTIADLFGVVAATVDDLVPQPVTPTDS, from the coding sequence ATGAATGCTGCCTCGAGCACCCTCCGAAGCGTGATCGGTCTGGACAATCAGCTACCGCGGCTGGCCGATGCCGCAGTGATCATGATCGATTTCCAGAACACCTACCGCCGCGGCGTCATGGCCGTGGACGGCGCCGAACAGGCGCTGGCCGCCGGCGCCCGATTGCTGACGGCCGCCCGAGAATCGCACCGGCCGGTAGTGCATATCATCAACGACGGCGGCCCGGGCACACCCTATGACATTCGCGCCGACATCGGCGCGATCAGCGGCCCAGTCGCACCGCGGTCCGGAGAGCCGGTCGTGGTCAAGCAGTTCCCTAATGCCTTCCACAACACCGATCTGGAGCAGACCCTGCAACGACTCGGTGTAGGCCAGGAACTGGTGCTGGCCGGATTCATGACCCACATGTGCGTGAGCTACACCGCCCAGGGTGCGTTCAACCTCGGATACCGCCCGACCGTCGTCGCCGAGGCCACCGCCACCCGATCCCTGCCCAGCCCACAGGGCCCCACTGTCCCCTCCGCCGTACTGCACACCGCAGCCCTGACCACGATCGCCGACCTGTTCGGCGTCGTCGCCGCAACTGTTGACGACCTCGTTCCGCAGCCTGTGACCCCTACAGATTCCTGA
- a CDS encoding FAS1-like dehydratase domain-containing protein — protein MGDIIVDRVKATAPAQALAQHRYRSAARYIVGGEKIREFARAVQDYHPAHWSEDAAAALGFDGLIAPATFAAIILQRVHREILDTLITGCAPTRILHADQVFDFGRPLVAGDRLSCDIYFESFRNFADYDVLAIKSVLIDQYGAVA, from the coding sequence ATGGGTGACATCATCGTCGATCGCGTGAAGGCCACGGCTCCTGCGCAGGCACTGGCGCAACACCGGTATCGATCGGCAGCGCGCTACATCGTCGGAGGTGAAAAGATCCGGGAATTCGCACGCGCCGTGCAGGACTATCATCCTGCGCATTGGAGCGAGGATGCGGCCGCCGCGCTCGGCTTCGACGGTCTGATCGCGCCGGCGACATTCGCCGCGATAATCCTGCAGCGGGTTCATCGCGAAATACTCGACACCCTCATCACCGGATGCGCCCCGACCCGTATTTTGCACGCCGACCAGGTCTTCGACTTCGGCAGACCGTTGGTGGCAGGCGACCGGCTCAGCTGCGACATCTACTTCGAATCGTTCCGGAATTTCGCGGACTACGACGTGCTCGCGATCAAGAGCGTGCTCATCGACCAGTACGGCGCGGTCGCGTAG
- a CDS encoding LLM class flavin-dependent oxidoreductase — protein MTSALQSVQFSILDRSRVRRGQTHPEALRETVEFAQLAEEWGYHRFWVSEHHSVPGVAGSAPTVLAAAAAAATLRIRIGTGGVMLPNHQPLVVAEQFGVLESLYPGRIDMGLGRSVGFTDGVRRALGHGKGDADDFDAQLTEVLEYVGNGRHGVHAWPADGLRVPAFLLATGSGAARAARFGLPLVIAAVAGEDRMVEAIEHYRNEFHPMPWGAQPYVVVSGAVVIADTTEQAHRLLLPEAWSNVYSRTRGEFPVLIPPEDIETMAMTERERRMFDEALRDHIHGTEDEVAEALEHLVTRTGADEILVHTSTYDRAARLDSHRRLARLTGLGSSVQSRSGNSTSAAA, from the coding sequence ATGACTTCGGCACTCCAGTCGGTCCAGTTCTCGATCTTGGACCGGTCCCGCGTTCGGCGCGGTCAGACCCACCCCGAGGCGCTGCGTGAGACCGTCGAGTTCGCACAGCTGGCCGAGGAGTGGGGTTACCACCGCTTCTGGGTATCCGAGCACCACAGCGTGCCGGGCGTGGCGGGGTCGGCGCCGACGGTGCTCGCCGCGGCGGCTGCCGCGGCGACATTGCGGATTCGGATCGGCACCGGCGGTGTGATGCTGCCCAACCATCAGCCGCTCGTGGTTGCCGAGCAGTTCGGGGTACTGGAGTCGTTGTATCCGGGCCGCATCGATATGGGTCTCGGCCGGTCGGTCGGGTTCACCGATGGTGTGCGCCGCGCGCTCGGGCACGGGAAGGGCGACGCCGACGATTTCGACGCGCAGCTCACCGAAGTGCTGGAGTACGTCGGCAACGGCCGCCACGGAGTGCACGCCTGGCCCGCGGATGGCCTGCGGGTGCCTGCGTTCCTGCTGGCGACCGGCTCGGGTGCGGCGCGGGCGGCACGGTTCGGGCTGCCGCTGGTGATCGCGGCGGTGGCGGGCGAGGACCGGATGGTCGAGGCGATCGAGCATTACCGCAACGAGTTCCACCCGATGCCGTGGGGTGCGCAGCCGTATGTCGTCGTCTCGGGCGCGGTCGTCATCGCCGACACCACCGAACAGGCGCACCGGCTGTTGCTGCCGGAGGCGTGGTCGAATGTCTACTCGCGCACCCGTGGTGAGTTCCCTGTGCTCATCCCGCCCGAGGACATCGAGACCATGGCGATGACCGAGCGGGAGCGCAGGATGTTCGACGAGGCGCTGCGCGACCATATCCACGGCACCGAAGACGAGGTCGCGGAGGCGTTGGAGCACTTGGTGACCCGGACCGGCGCCGATGAGATCCTGGTGCACACGAGCACTTACGATCGGGCGGCGCGACTGGATTCGCACCGCCGCCTCGCCCGGCTGACCGGATTGGGCTCCTCGGTTCAATCCCGTTCGGGGAATAGCACTTCCGCGGCGGCGTAG
- a CDS encoding antibiotic biosynthesis monooxygenase: MPTLPWTSGVHKPVDGEQLQVLTSRLPLNRYSDIVRFLRWTLKIRSQLRDAPGCVGYTLDARLFSKTFWTLSAWSDQEAMNNFVRSGAHAQMLADMAGRVGNPSFVDSTATRVDIPLSWKEARIRLT, encoded by the coding sequence ATGCCGACCCTGCCCTGGACCTCCGGAGTTCATAAGCCCGTCGACGGGGAGCAGTTGCAGGTGCTGACCTCGCGGCTGCCGCTGAACCGCTACTCCGATATCGTTCGGTTCCTGCGCTGGACGCTGAAGATTCGCTCCCAGCTGCGCGATGCCCCCGGCTGTGTCGGCTACACGCTCGACGCACGCCTTTTCAGCAAGACGTTCTGGACCTTGTCCGCGTGGTCGGACCAGGAGGCGATGAACAACTTCGTGCGTAGCGGCGCCCACGCGCAGATGCTCGCCGACATGGCAGGTCGCGTAGGCAACCCCAGCTTCGTCGACTCCACCGCGACCCGTGTGGACATCCCACTCTCCTGGAAGGAAGCCCGCATCCGCCTCACCTGA